A genome region from Triplophysa rosa linkage group LG24, Trosa_1v2, whole genome shotgun sequence includes the following:
- the ssbp1 gene encoding single-stranded DNA-binding protein, mitochondrial isoform X1 gives MLRNASAQILKQFVRHRSTDTSLILERSINRVQLLGRVGQDPVMRQVEGRNPVTIFSMATNEMWRSGEGETTSAVFCVWILQMSARKQHGTEFLYSNLASEMWRISTSKKGPEFLSKESLTMVSMWIKTMSGDRQPLLSQVSLQFFFTTDSYVSRF, from the exons ATGTTGAGAAATGCCTCCGCGCAG ATACTTAAACAGTTCGTCAGACACAGATCTACAGATACAAGTCTGATATTGGAGAGAT CTATTAACAGGGTCCAGCTGCTAGGGCGGGTGGGGCAAGACCCTGTTATGAGACAGGTGGAGGGCAGAAACCCTGTCACCATCTTTTCTATGGCTACAAATGAGATGTGGCGTTCAGGAGAGGGTGAAACTACAAGTGCAG TTTTTTGTGTTTGGATTTTGCAGATGTCAGCCAGAAAACAACATGGCACAGAATTTCTGTATTCAAACCTGGCCTCAGAGATGTGGCGTATCAGTACGTCAAAAAAGG GTCCCGAATTCTTGTCGAAGGAAAGCTTGACTATGGTGAGTATGTGGATAAAAACAATGTCAGGCGACAGGCAACCACTATTGTCGCAGGTCAGTCTTCAGTTCTTCTTTACCACTGACTCTTATGTCAGCAGGTTTTAA
- the ssbp1 gene encoding single-stranded DNA-binding protein, mitochondrial isoform X3, whose amino-acid sequence MLRNASAQILKQFVRHRSTDTSLILERSINRVQLLGRVGQDPVMRQVEGRNPVTIFSMATNEMWRSGEGETTSADVSQKTTWHRISVFKPGLRDVAYQYVKKGSRILVEGKLDYDNIVFLSENVRDQL is encoded by the exons ATGTTGAGAAATGCCTCCGCGCAG ATACTTAAACAGTTCGTCAGACACAGATCTACAGATACAAGTCTGATATTGGAGAGAT CTATTAACAGGGTCCAGCTGCTAGGGCGGGTGGGGCAAGACCCTGTTATGAGACAGGTGGAGGGCAGAAACCCTGTCACCATCTTTTCTATGGCTACAAATGAGATGTGGCGTTCAGGAGAGGGTGAAACTACAAGTGCAG ATGTCAGCCAGAAAACAACATGGCACAGAATTTCTGTATTCAAACCTGGCCTCAGAGATGTGGCGTATCAGTACGTCAAAAAAGG GTCCCGAATTCTTGTCGAAGGAAAGCTTGACTATG ATAACATTGTCTTTTTAAGTGAAAATGTACGAGACCAGTTGTGA
- the creb3l2 gene encoding cyclic AMP-responsive element-binding protein 3-like protein 2 isoform X1 yields MEIMESGEPFLQWDRNLSELSEPGDNDSMLYSNHFTELLDDLSQEALLGQLLSDPFLSGRGDVMDTEEGLIPASPVPPHIQAEHSYSLCGDSRPQSPLSHLPGEPGSDGGDSDNEDWPMEQDDKGLKMEPLLCDPPALLPTLTLTLTPEGTTPEPDTTSGDSTLTLTLPQATQIKPLNVKVETKSFGPQIKLEPHEVDQFLNLSPKGLESLQMPPTPPSSHGSDSEGSQSPVHPCAPASPTLTPAVLKVAPRAPSSLSSSPLLTAPHKLQGSGPLLLTEEEKRTLIAEGYPVPTKLPLSKSEEKALKKIRRKIKNKISAQESRRKKKEYMDALEKKVETCSTENSELRRKVETLECTNKSLLQQLQSLQAVVAGKVPRSCRMTGTQTSTCLMVVVLCFSLFLGSFYQGLGPCSSITKTDLARDISIHETYTTTVKSRNLLAFKEHGGLDDPHFIGLGGEYPERDGQVDVMATWRLEQQRKQEQADLRETEPHPHLIKTNETHEHNAFLIDLHAHRSDK; encoded by the exons ATGGAAATAATGGAGAGCGGGGAACCGTTCTTGCAATGGGACAGGAACCTTAGCGAGCTGTCCGAACCCGGGGATAACGACAGCATGTTATACAGCAAC CACTTTACCGAGCTCCTGGATGATCTGTCCCAGGAGGCTCTGCTGGGGCAGCTGCTGAGCGACCCGTTCCTGTCTGGACGCGGTGATGTTATGGACACGGAGGAGGGACTGATCCCCGCCTCTCCGGTGCCGCCGCACATCCAGGCCGAGCACAGTTACTCACTGTGCGGAGACTCACGCCCGCAGTCTCCCCTTTCACATCTGCCTGGTGAACCTGGAAGTGACGGGG GTGATTCAGACAATGAAGATTGGCCCATGGAGCAGGATGATAAGGGGCTTAAGATGGAACCTCTGCTGTGTGATCCGCCCGCCCTGCTGCCCACACTGACTCTCACCCTGACCCCTGAGGGCACGACCCCTGAGCCCGACACCACAAGCGGTGACTCCACCCTCACGCTGACCCTTCCTCAGGCTACACAGATTAAACCTCTCAAT GTAAAGGTGGAGACTAAGAGTTTCGGTCCTCAGATTAAACTGGAGCCACATGAGGTGGATCAGTTCTTGAACCTCTCACCCAAAG GACTGGAGTCTTTGCAGATGCCCCCCACTCCCCCCAGCTCTCACGGCAGTGATTCAGAAGGAAGCCAGAGTCCTGTACACCCCTGCGCACCCGCCAGCCCGACACTGACCCCCGCTGTCCTCAAGGTGGCGCCAAGAGCCCCCTCTTCTCTCTCCAGCTCTCCTCTGCTAACAGCACCACAC AAGCTACAGGGTTCAGGTCCCCTCCTGCTGACCGAAGAGGAGAAGCGCACTCTCATCGCTGAAGGATACCCGGTGCCCACCAAACTGCCCCTGTCCAAGTCTGAAGAGAAAGCCTTGAAGAAGATTCGCAGAAAGATCAAGAACAAG ATTTCAGCTCAGGAGAGccgcagaaaaaagaaagagtaCATGGATGCTCTAGAGAAAAA GGTGGAGACATGCTCCACTGAGAACAGTGAACTACGCAGAAAAGTCGAGACACTTGAGTGCACCAACAA GTCCCTGTTGCAACAGCTGCAGTCGCTGCAGGCGGTGGTTGCAGGAAAGGTCCCGCGGTCCTGCAGGATGACGGGCACCCAGACCTCCACATGCCTCATG GTAGTGGtgttgtgtttctctctgtTCTTGGGGAGTTTCTATCAAGGCCTGGGTCCCTGTTCttcaatcaccaaaacagacctGGCCAGAGACATTTCCATACATGAGACATACACTACTACAG TGAAGTCCCGCAACCTGTTGGCCTTTAAGGAGCACGGGGGGCTGGACGACCCCCATTTCATCGGCCTGGGAGGAGAATATCCTGAACGGGATGGGCAGGTTGACGTCATGGCAACTTGGCGTTTGGAACAGCAGCGCAAACAGGAACAGGCGGACCTGCGTGAGACAGAGCCACACCCACATTTAATAAAGACCAACGAAACGCATGAGCACAACGCGTTTCTCATAGACCTGCACGCACACAG GTCGGACAAATAG
- the ssbp1 gene encoding single-stranded DNA-binding protein, mitochondrial isoform X4, which produces MLRNASAQILKQFVRHRSTDTSLILERSINRVQLLGRVGQDPVMRQVEGRNPVTIFSMATNEMWRSGEGETTSAVFCVWILQMSARKQHGTEFLYSNLASEMWRISTSKKGPEFLSKESLTMITLSF; this is translated from the exons ATGTTGAGAAATGCCTCCGCGCAG ATACTTAAACAGTTCGTCAGACACAGATCTACAGATACAAGTCTGATATTGGAGAGAT CTATTAACAGGGTCCAGCTGCTAGGGCGGGTGGGGCAAGACCCTGTTATGAGACAGGTGGAGGGCAGAAACCCTGTCACCATCTTTTCTATGGCTACAAATGAGATGTGGCGTTCAGGAGAGGGTGAAACTACAAGTGCAG TTTTTTGTGTTTGGATTTTGCAGATGTCAGCCAGAAAACAACATGGCACAGAATTTCTGTATTCAAACCTGGCCTCAGAGATGTGGCGTATCAGTACGTCAAAAAAGG GTCCCGAATTCTTGTCGAAGGAAAGCTTGACTATG ATAACATTGTCTTTTTAA
- the lg24h12orf56 gene encoding uncharacterized protein C12orf56 homolog, whose amino-acid sequence MARSANSKLDTFLKRNTSRDLYERIRACEPCVVVSRSVKRVFMHVILSDERVYLSEYNPRALREALSFRDITSIELINDLPDFLSGQDREHSLHIRVVHTAKNAGKKSAKPKGSSQNKPVCPPASTLQGLDLGVRHSLEETSRALLSTPSESSSSRIPPTSSMSDRGLQDEDSSSVTKRRSASCPNQDILGLGLFHPPSPIHFSSTSVAPPTSFTNHQIQGQVAWCRGSSLARLVRRTLAEKVKEEEDEKEEELHLYAVSPTSRIYLHLQSSWNSYIIRSTLMLGPVYRKRCGLSSSSPEKLKYHNISWERTCHLFAQLSGELLQEDISLESLYLLLQELHTATYRNPTIKKLFWRSSDLYPFLVKTLSDSSQATREGIHTEDRLLLCTVVVQILCLMFRETEIELARMSMLTAKQGALTANLLLGLVCDPELQLPDSTNGSQSSYTTLQGLQADFLDATSALLFEVVVLCQEASRTPPLGHFLTVGWVFRILKPHPFLLPFVGYQAQQVVLLLSDEQYPVSPSQAVLLYQRCRVLLACLQHSTFLSKYIRTAFKEEFSYNIKMHKLPQQYPISQPTQLVLSQLLSLILQTP is encoded by the exons ATGGCCAGGAGCGCAAACAGCAAACTGGACACTTTCCTCAAGAGAAACACGAGTCGGGATTTATACGAGCGGATACGAGCCTGCGAGCCGTGTGTGGTGGTCTCGAGGTCGGTGAAGAGGGTCTTTATGCATGTGATATTGAGCGATGAGCGCGTCTACCTGAGCGAGTACAACCCGCGCGCGCTGCGAGAGGCGCTCAGCTTCCGAGACATCACGAGCATCGAGCTG ATCAATGACTTGCCGGATTTCCTCAGTGGACAGGATCGCGAGCATTCGCTTCACATTCGTGTTGTCCATACTGCAAAGAATGCTGGGAAAAAGAGCGCAAAGCCCAAAGGATCCAGCCAGAATAAGCCGGTCTGTCCACCTGCATCTACATTACAAGGACTCGACCTGGGAGTCCGCCATTCTCTGGAGG AGACGAGCCGTGCGCTCCTGTCGACTCCGTCTGAATCATCCAGCTCCAGAATCCCTCCTACATCATCAATGAG TGATAGAGGGCTCCAGGACGAGGACAGCAGCAGCGTCACAAAGAGGCGTTCCGCTTCCTGTCCAAACCAGGACATTTTGGGCCTGGGTCTCTTTCATCCTCCCTCTCCCATCCACTTCTCCAGCACTAGTGTAGCTCCTCCAACCAGCTTCACAAACCACCAGATACAGGGTCAAGTTGCGTGGTGCAGAGGCTCGAGTCTGGCACGGCTGGTAAGGAGAACTCTGGCAGAGAAGGTCAAAGAAGAGGAGGATGAGAAAGAGGAAGAGTTGCATCTTTACGCTGTGTCTCCTACCTCACGAATATATCTGCACCTTCAGAGCTCCTGGAACAGTTATATTATA agATCAACTTTGATGCTGGGCCCAGTTTACAGGAAGAGATGTGGCCTGTCTTCATCTTCTCCTGAGAAACTGAAATATCACAACATCAG CTGGGAGCGAACATGTCATTTATTCGCTCAGTTGAGTGGAGAGTTGCTTCAGGAGGACATCAGCCTGGAGAGTTTATATTTACTCCTGCAGGAGCTTCATACCGCCACGTACCGCAATCCCACCATCAAAAAACTCTTCTGGAGG TCTTCCGATCTTTATCCTTTCCTGGTGAAAACACTGTCTGACAGCTCTCAGGCCACCCGGGAAGGAAtacacacagaagacagactTCT ACTTTGTACTGTAGTGGTTCAGATATTATGCCTCATGTTCAGGGAAACTGAAATCGAGCTGGCCCGAATGAGCATGCTAACAGCCAAACA GGGGGCTCTCACAGCAAACCTGCTGCTTGGCTTAGTGTGTGATCCAGAACTTCAGCTCCCAGATTCTACTAATGGCTCCCAGTCTTCATATACTACG CTGCAGGGTCTGCAGGCTGACTTTCTGGATGCAACATCTGCTTTACTGTTTGAGGTTGTTGTTCTATGTCAGGAA GCCAGTCGCACTCCTCCTCTGGGACACTTCCTTACGGTTGGCTGGGTGTTTCGAATACTTAAACCTCATCCCTTCTTG CTGCCATTTGTTGGATATCAGGCCCAGCAGGTGGTTCTGCTCCTCTCAGATGAGCAGTATCCTGTTAGCCCGTCTCAGGCGGTTCTTCTGTACCAGCGATGTCGTGTTTTGTTAGCCTGTCTGCAGCACAGCACCTTTCTGAGCAAATACATCCGGACAGCCTTTAAAGAAGAGTTCAG CTACAACATAAAGATGCACAAGTTGCCCCAGCAGTACCCCATCAGTCAGCCCACCCAGCTCGTTCTGTCCCAGCTCCTCAGTCTGATTCTTCAGACACCCTGA
- the creb3l2 gene encoding cyclic AMP-responsive element-binding protein 3-like protein 2 isoform X2: MWALQQRLWSAVKHFTELLDDLSQEALLGQLLSDPFLSGRGDVMDTEEGLIPASPVPPHIQAEHSYSLCGDSRPQSPLSHLPGEPGSDGGDSDNEDWPMEQDDKGLKMEPLLCDPPALLPTLTLTLTPEGTTPEPDTTSGDSTLTLTLPQATQIKPLNVKVETKSFGPQIKLEPHEVDQFLNLSPKGLESLQMPPTPPSSHGSDSEGSQSPVHPCAPASPTLTPAVLKVAPRAPSSLSSSPLLTAPHKLQGSGPLLLTEEEKRTLIAEGYPVPTKLPLSKSEEKALKKIRRKIKNKISAQESRRKKKEYMDALEKKVETCSTENSELRRKVETLECTNKSLLQQLQSLQAVVAGKVPRSCRMTGTQTSTCLMVVVLCFSLFLGSFYQGLGPCSSITKTDLARDISIHETYTTTVKSRNLLAFKEHGGLDDPHFIGLGGEYPERDGQVDVMATWRLEQQRKQEQADLRETEPHPHLIKTNETHEHNAFLIDLHAHRSDK; this comes from the exons ATGTGGGCACTCCAACAGCGTTTATGGTCTGCAGTTAAG CACTTTACCGAGCTCCTGGATGATCTGTCCCAGGAGGCTCTGCTGGGGCAGCTGCTGAGCGACCCGTTCCTGTCTGGACGCGGTGATGTTATGGACACGGAGGAGGGACTGATCCCCGCCTCTCCGGTGCCGCCGCACATCCAGGCCGAGCACAGTTACTCACTGTGCGGAGACTCACGCCCGCAGTCTCCCCTTTCACATCTGCCTGGTGAACCTGGAAGTGACGGGG GTGATTCAGACAATGAAGATTGGCCCATGGAGCAGGATGATAAGGGGCTTAAGATGGAACCTCTGCTGTGTGATCCGCCCGCCCTGCTGCCCACACTGACTCTCACCCTGACCCCTGAGGGCACGACCCCTGAGCCCGACACCACAAGCGGTGACTCCACCCTCACGCTGACCCTTCCTCAGGCTACACAGATTAAACCTCTCAAT GTAAAGGTGGAGACTAAGAGTTTCGGTCCTCAGATTAAACTGGAGCCACATGAGGTGGATCAGTTCTTGAACCTCTCACCCAAAG GACTGGAGTCTTTGCAGATGCCCCCCACTCCCCCCAGCTCTCACGGCAGTGATTCAGAAGGAAGCCAGAGTCCTGTACACCCCTGCGCACCCGCCAGCCCGACACTGACCCCCGCTGTCCTCAAGGTGGCGCCAAGAGCCCCCTCTTCTCTCTCCAGCTCTCCTCTGCTAACAGCACCACAC AAGCTACAGGGTTCAGGTCCCCTCCTGCTGACCGAAGAGGAGAAGCGCACTCTCATCGCTGAAGGATACCCGGTGCCCACCAAACTGCCCCTGTCCAAGTCTGAAGAGAAAGCCTTGAAGAAGATTCGCAGAAAGATCAAGAACAAG ATTTCAGCTCAGGAGAGccgcagaaaaaagaaagagtaCATGGATGCTCTAGAGAAAAA GGTGGAGACATGCTCCACTGAGAACAGTGAACTACGCAGAAAAGTCGAGACACTTGAGTGCACCAACAA GTCCCTGTTGCAACAGCTGCAGTCGCTGCAGGCGGTGGTTGCAGGAAAGGTCCCGCGGTCCTGCAGGATGACGGGCACCCAGACCTCCACATGCCTCATG GTAGTGGtgttgtgtttctctctgtTCTTGGGGAGTTTCTATCAAGGCCTGGGTCCCTGTTCttcaatcaccaaaacagacctGGCCAGAGACATTTCCATACATGAGACATACACTACTACAG TGAAGTCCCGCAACCTGTTGGCCTTTAAGGAGCACGGGGGGCTGGACGACCCCCATTTCATCGGCCTGGGAGGAGAATATCCTGAACGGGATGGGCAGGTTGACGTCATGGCAACTTGGCGTTTGGAACAGCAGCGCAAACAGGAACAGGCGGACCTGCGTGAGACAGAGCCACACCCACATTTAATAAAGACCAACGAAACGCATGAGCACAACGCGTTTCTCATAGACCTGCACGCACACAG GTCGGACAAATAG
- the ssbp1 gene encoding single-stranded DNA-binding protein, mitochondrial isoform X2: MLRNASAQILKQFVRHRSTDTSLILERSINRVQLLGRVGQDPVMRQVEGRNPVTIFSMATNEMWRSGEGETTSADVSQKTTWHRISVFKPGLRDVAYQYVKKGSRILVEGKLDYGEYVDKNNVRRQATTIVADNIVFLSENVRDQL, encoded by the exons ATGTTGAGAAATGCCTCCGCGCAG ATACTTAAACAGTTCGTCAGACACAGATCTACAGATACAAGTCTGATATTGGAGAGAT CTATTAACAGGGTCCAGCTGCTAGGGCGGGTGGGGCAAGACCCTGTTATGAGACAGGTGGAGGGCAGAAACCCTGTCACCATCTTTTCTATGGCTACAAATGAGATGTGGCGTTCAGGAGAGGGTGAAACTACAAGTGCAG ATGTCAGCCAGAAAACAACATGGCACAGAATTTCTGTATTCAAACCTGGCCTCAGAGATGTGGCGTATCAGTACGTCAAAAAAGG GTCCCGAATTCTTGTCGAAGGAAAGCTTGACTATGGTGAGTATGTGGATAAAAACAATGTCAGGCGACAGGCAACCACTATTGTCGCAG ATAACATTGTCTTTTTAAGTGAAAATGTACGAGACCAGTTGTGA